One Flagellimonas sp. CMM7 genomic region harbors:
- a CDS encoding AarF/ABC1/UbiB kinase family protein, whose translation MKTLDSIPTGKIERAGKLVKTGVKIGGNYVKYYGKKLVNSETAKEELDQDNAEDIYDGLKSLKGSALKVAQMLSMEKNLLPRAYVDKFSLSQFSVPPLSAPLVRKTFKKYLNKYPEDIFDTFEKDSVNAASIGQVHKAKKDGKELAVKIQYPGVAESISSDLAIVKPIAIRMFNLKGKDSEKYFKEVENKLVEETNYILELKQSEEITQACSAISNMEFPNYYQNLSSERILTMDWMKGKHLSEFTKVDFDQDLGNKLGQALWDFYMFQIHSLRKVHADPHPGNFLVSANETLIAIDFGCIKEIPDEFYIPYFELAQEDNINNDEVFMEKLYELEILTPTDSDEELEFFKALFKEMLTLFTSPFHQNEFDFGADTFWNKIADLSERYSKDDQIKKMNGNRGSKHFLYMNRTFFGLYNLLHDLKAKVEVNDFKKYMD comes from the coding sequence ATGAAGACATTGGACAGTATTCCCACAGGAAAGATTGAAAGAGCAGGAAAACTTGTAAAGACCGGCGTGAAAATAGGAGGGAACTATGTAAAGTACTATGGAAAAAAACTGGTCAATTCTGAGACTGCAAAAGAAGAACTTGACCAAGATAATGCAGAAGATATTTATGATGGCTTAAAAAGCCTTAAAGGAAGTGCACTCAAGGTGGCTCAAATGCTTAGTATGGAGAAAAACCTTCTTCCTAGAGCCTATGTGGACAAATTTTCACTTTCCCAATTTTCCGTACCACCACTTTCAGCACCTTTGGTTAGAAAGACTTTTAAAAAATACTTGAATAAATACCCTGAGGATATTTTTGACACCTTTGAGAAAGATTCCGTTAACGCGGCCAGTATTGGGCAAGTGCACAAGGCCAAAAAAGATGGAAAGGAACTGGCGGTTAAAATTCAATATCCAGGTGTAGCAGAGAGTATTAGTAGTGATTTAGCTATAGTAAAGCCTATTGCTATAAGAATGTTTAACCTGAAGGGCAAAGATTCTGAAAAATACTTTAAAGAGGTAGAAAATAAACTGGTAGAAGAGACCAATTACATTTTGGAGCTTAAACAGAGTGAAGAGATTACCCAAGCATGTTCAGCTATTTCCAATATGGAGTTTCCCAACTATTACCAGAACCTATCCAGTGAACGTATCCTTACCATGGACTGGATGAAAGGAAAACACCTTAGTGAATTTACAAAAGTCGATTTTGATCAGGATCTTGGAAATAAACTAGGCCAAGCATTATGGGACTTTTATATGTTTCAAATACATAGTTTGCGCAAGGTACACGCGGATCCGCACCCAGGAAACTTTTTGGTAAGTGCAAATGAAACACTGATCGCCATAGATTTTGGTTGTATCAAAGAAATTCCAGACGAATTCTACATTCCTTATTTTGAATTGGCTCAAGAAGATAACATCAATAATGATGAGGTCTTCATGGAAAAACTGTATGAGTTGGAAATTTTAACACCCACAGATTCTGATGAAGAACTTGAATTTTTTAAGGCTCTTTTTAAGGAAATGCTTACACTGTTTACATCTCCCTTTCATCAAAATGAGTTTGATTTTGGAGCGGACACATTCTGGAACAAAATTGCAGATTTAAGTGAGCGCTACTCAAAAGATGATCAGATTAAAAAGATGAACGGTAACCGCGGTTCTAAACATTTTTTATATATGAATCGTACTTTTTTTGGACTTTACAACTTGCTTCATGACCTTAAGGCCAAGGTAGAAGTGAACGATTTTAAAAAGTACATGGACTAA